The Bemisia tabaci chromosome 8, PGI_BMITA_v3 genome has a segment encoding these proteins:
- the LOC109033945 gene encoding LOW QUALITY PROTEIN: major facilitator superfamily domain-containing protein 9 (The sequence of the model RefSeq protein was modified relative to this genomic sequence to represent the inferred CDS: inserted 1 base in 1 codon; deleted 2 bases in 2 codons): protein MSESSESRKRQLYLVYLISLIDLFSVSLVIPILSTHLLSLGISHVQIGLLGSVYSFMQLLSGPFVLRGCIGSWSDVSGRKNVLVLSLFVCSACYLLLGYSTAFIFILLSRFILGIIKSTQILCKTIIADITPPSQQLEAYGLFTSITSLGFVIGPXVWGHIAELENGFMYVCSITSFLFIVNSLIVIFFVKEFQGKLESANSNASVIEQIKLTCMKLISIKWEKHYPVFLVRFLIGVSVFMFFSNYTSYMKETFEMSPSTIGYTVSFQGFISAAAGFAFKYVHIAESSIVRCYYLLILLSISFFFLTFVHSFSLFMFFLVPLFVSHSLLRVVTIEMVFENSDSSERGSLNGAINGVMSVAKLITPLISGFVIDSYGYKAVLFISFLLCGLAAIFCKSVCKNKIQSKIE from the exons ATGAGTGAGAGTTCAGAGAGTAGGAAAAGACAGCTGTATCTAGTTTATTTGATTTCACTTATAGATTTGTTCAGTGTAAGTTTAGTGATACCTATTCTGTCTACACATTTGCTATCTTTAGGCATCTCACACGTACAAATAGGACTTCTAGGGTCTGTGTATTCTTTTATGCAGTTGCTTTCAGGTCCATTTGTTTTGCGTGGATGTATCGGGAGTTGGAGTGATGTGAGTGGTCGCAAAAATGTTTTGGTTCTCTCTCTATTCGTTTGTTCAGCATGTTACCTACTTCTAGGCTACTCTACGGCATTTATCTTTATTCTGCTCTCCAGGTTTATTCTTGGTATTATCAAAAGCACACAGATTTTATGCAAAACAATCATAGCTGACATTACCCCGCCAAGTCAGCAGCTTGAAGCGTATGGACTTTTCACATCTATTACATCTCTAGGATTTGTCATTGGTC TCGTTTGGGGACACATTGCTGAGTTAGAAAATGGATTCATGTATGTTTGCTCAATTACCAGTTTTTTATTCATTGTCAATTCCCTTatagttattttttttgtgaaagaatTCCAAGGAAAACTTGAAAGTGCA AATTCTAATGCCTCTGTCATTGAGCAAATCAAGTTGACgtgtatgaaattaatttccATTAAATGGGAGAAACATTATCCGGTCTTTCTAGTCAGGTTCCTCATTGGAGTATCAGTATTCATGTTTTTCTCCAACTACACATCATACATGAAAGAGACCTTCGAAATGTCACCGTCAACAATTGGTTACACTGTCTCATTCCAAGGATTCATAAGCGCAGCTGCTGGTTTCGCTTTTAAGTACGTTCATATCGCAGAGTCAAGCATAGTGCGGtgttattatttattaattttactgagcatcagttttttctttttgacgTTTGTTCACTCATTTTCCTTGTTTATGTTTTTCTTAGTTCCATTGTTTGTTAGCCATTCTTTATTGAGAGTTGTTACAATCGAGATGGTGTTTGAGAACAGTGATTCCTCTGAGAGAGGATCACTCAACGGTGCA ATCAATGGTGTCATGTCAGTTGCCAAACTAATAACACCTCTCATCTCGGGTTTTGTCATTGATAGCTATGGTTACAAGGCAGTATTGTTCATTTCTTTCCTCTTGTGTGGATTAGCAGCCATTTTTTGTAAATCCGTTTGTAAGAACAAAATACAGAGTAAGATTGAATAA